A section of the Kribbella sp. HUAS MG21 genome encodes:
- a CDS encoding DEAD/DEAH box helicase, translated as MSTPSEKYASFRSDQEHPAVKEFRALYDFELDEFQLRACAALEDGHQVLVAAPTGSGKTLVGEFAVHLALQRGQKCFYTTPIKALSNQKYGDLVSRYGAEKVGLLTGDNSVNSEAPIVVMTTEVLRNMLYAGSQTLLGLSYVVMDEVHYLADRSRGAVWEEVLIHLPDSVSVVSLSATVSNAEEFGDWLETVRGNTVVVLEEKRPVPLFQHVMVGKRLHDLFAGEAPTARVGAPASGKPSKSGNPAKAVKADLKDLVNPQLVRIARDDNRVFRDDSRKPRRRRDLPKNRPSRTHFTPYRSDVVEELDAGALLPAIYFIFSRKGCEDAVVQCLRSGLRLTKPAERDEIKRVVAERTADLPDEDLGVLGYHDFAEALSRGIAAHHAGMLAAFKEVVEELFARGLIKVVFATETLALGINMPARTVVLEKLSKWNGEAHVDITPGEYTQLTGRAGRRGIDVEGHAVVLWQPGFDPREVAGLASTRTYPLRSSFSPSYNMAVNLVRQVGRTRARDMLELSFAQFQSDQAVVGLARQVQRNTEALEGYKESIECHLGDFLEYAALRRRIGEREASGSKRRKLDRRIEAQESIEKLRVGDIIRIPAGRSAGWALVLDPGMRSEREGPRPTVLTLDRQVRKLSMVDFPTPVEAIGSLRIPRKFNPRNPQQRRELAQVLRNRTDLLGEDGPPSRGRDVVAHADDPELQEMRAQLRAHPCHGCSDREDHARWAERYFRLDRENREVQRKIEQRTNTIARQFDRVCQVLDALHYLDGDKTTEAGDRLARIYTELDLVAAECLRQGVFDDLTVPELAACLAALVYESRSKDDPTSPRLPRGDVRLALERMGSIWRELSALERDMRVDFLRSMDLNFCWPAFRWASGASLAEVLYESDLAAGDFVRWVKQLIDLTEQIADAAGDTPLRSTARAVVDQIRRGVISYASMVD; from the coding sequence GTGAGCACCCCGTCCGAGAAGTACGCCTCGTTCCGCTCGGACCAGGAGCATCCTGCCGTCAAGGAGTTCCGGGCGCTGTACGACTTCGAGCTGGACGAGTTCCAGCTCCGCGCCTGCGCGGCCCTGGAGGACGGCCACCAGGTGCTGGTCGCGGCGCCCACCGGCTCCGGGAAGACGCTGGTCGGCGAGTTCGCCGTCCACCTGGCGCTGCAGCGCGGCCAGAAGTGCTTCTACACGACCCCGATCAAGGCCCTCAGCAACCAGAAGTACGGCGACCTGGTGAGCAGGTACGGTGCCGAGAAGGTCGGCCTGCTCACCGGCGACAACTCGGTGAACTCCGAGGCCCCGATCGTCGTCATGACCACCGAGGTCCTGCGCAACATGCTGTACGCCGGTTCGCAGACGCTGCTCGGCCTGTCGTACGTCGTGATGGACGAGGTGCACTACCTGGCCGACCGGTCCCGCGGCGCGGTCTGGGAAGAGGTGCTGATCCACCTGCCGGACTCGGTCTCCGTGGTCTCGCTGTCCGCGACCGTGAGCAACGCGGAGGAGTTCGGCGACTGGCTCGAGACGGTCCGCGGCAACACCGTCGTCGTCCTGGAGGAGAAGCGGCCGGTGCCGCTGTTCCAGCACGTGATGGTCGGGAAGCGGCTGCACGACCTGTTCGCGGGTGAGGCGCCTACCGCTCGGGTCGGCGCTCCTGCTTCGGGGAAGCCGTCCAAGTCCGGCAACCCGGCGAAGGCGGTCAAGGCCGACCTGAAGGACCTGGTCAACCCGCAGCTGGTCCGGATCGCCCGCGACGACAACCGGGTGTTCCGCGACGACTCCCGCAAACCCCGGCGGCGCCGGGACCTGCCGAAGAACAGGCCGTCGCGGACGCACTTCACGCCGTACCGCTCGGACGTGGTCGAGGAGCTGGACGCCGGGGCGTTGCTGCCGGCGATCTACTTCATCTTCTCCCGCAAGGGCTGCGAGGACGCGGTCGTGCAGTGCCTGCGGTCCGGCCTGCGGCTGACGAAGCCCGCGGAGCGCGACGAGATCAAGCGGGTCGTCGCCGAGCGTACGGCGGACCTCCCGGACGAGGACCTCGGCGTCCTCGGGTACCACGACTTCGCCGAGGCGCTGAGCCGCGGGATCGCGGCGCACCACGCGGGCATGCTGGCCGCGTTCAAGGAGGTCGTCGAGGAGCTGTTCGCGCGCGGCCTGATCAAGGTCGTGTTCGCCACCGAGACGCTTGCCCTCGGCATCAACATGCCGGCGCGCACCGTCGTACTGGAGAAGCTGTCCAAGTGGAACGGCGAGGCGCACGTCGACATCACGCCGGGCGAGTACACGCAGCTCACCGGCCGCGCCGGGCGCCGCGGGATCGACGTCGAGGGGCACGCGGTCGTGCTCTGGCAGCCAGGGTTCGACCCGCGCGAGGTCGCGGGGCTGGCCTCCACGCGGACGTATCCGCTGCGGTCGTCGTTCTCGCCGTCGTACAACATGGCCGTCAACCTGGTGCGCCAGGTCGGGCGGACGCGCGCGCGGGACATGCTCGAGCTGTCGTTCGCGCAGTTCCAGTCCGACCAGGCCGTGGTCGGGCTGGCGCGGCAGGTGCAGCGCAACACCGAGGCGCTGGAGGGGTACAAGGAGTCGATCGAGTGTCACCTCGGCGACTTCCTCGAGTACGCCGCCCTGCGCCGCCGGATCGGCGAGCGCGAGGCGTCCGGGTCGAAGCGGCGCAAGCTGGACCGGCGGATCGAGGCGCAGGAGTCGATCGAGAAGCTGCGCGTGGGTGACATCATCCGGATCCCGGCCGGCCGGAGCGCGGGCTGGGCACTGGTGCTCGACCCGGGCATGCGCTCGGAGCGCGAGGGTCCGCGGCCGACCGTGCTGACGCTGGACCGCCAGGTGCGGAAGCTGTCGATGGTCGACTTCCCGACGCCGGTCGAGGCGATCGGTTCGCTGCGGATCCCGCGGAAGTTCAACCCGCGGAACCCGCAGCAGCGGCGCGAGCTGGCCCAGGTACTGCGGAACCGGACCGACCTGCTCGGCGAGGACGGGCCGCCGTCGCGTGGACGTGATGTCGTCGCGCATGCTGACGATCCGGAGCTGCAGGAGATGCGGGCGCAGTTGCGTGCGCATCCGTGCCACGGCTGCTCGGACCGCGAGGACCATGCCCGCTGGGCGGAACGGTACTTCCGGCTGGATCGGGAGAACCGCGAGGTCCAGCGCAAGATCGAGCAGCGGACGAACACGATCGCTCGGCAGTTCGACCGGGTGTGCCAGGTGCTGGACGCGCTGCACTACCTGGACGGCGACAAGACCACCGAGGCCGGCGACCGGCTGGCGCGGATCTACACCGAGCTAGACCTGGTCGCGGCCGAGTGCCTGCGGCAAGGCGTGTTCGACGACCTGACGGTGCCGGAGTTGGCGGCGTGTCTTGCTGCGCTGGTCTACGAGTCGCGCTCGAAGGACGACCCGACATCACCTCGACTGCCGCGCGGCGACGTACGGCTGGCGCTGGAGCGGATGGGTTCGATCTGGCGGGAGCTGTCCGCGCTGGAGCGGGACATGCGGGTGGACTTCCTCCGCTCGATGGACCTGAACTTCTGCTGGCCGGCTTTCCGCTGGGCGTCGGGTGCTTCGTTGGCCGAGGTCCTGTACGAGTCCGACCTGGCCGCGGGCGACTTCGTCCGCTGGGTCAAACAACTCATAGACCTCACCGAACAAATAGCCGACGCTGCCGGCGACACCCCCCTCCGCAGTACAGCCCGCGCGGTCGTAGACCAAATCCGCCGAGGAGTAATCTCCTACGCCTCCATGGTCGACTGA
- a CDS encoding serine hydrolase domain-containing protein codes for MAVATGATAAVGTGAGYWIGRPADAAATWRTTGTAVSSLAGFDNQMKAFMQARGITAGQLAVTYKGRLVLARGYSTSTALTVQPTSLFRIASVSKSITAAAIAKLAQDGKLSLSTPVANLIDITPATGLTRDPRWSTISLWKLLQHLGGWDRDVSGDPNFKDATISRTLGVPMELRHADVIKYMAGQKLDFDPGSKYAYSNFGYLLAGRVIEKVSGLSYENYVKQKLLAPLKIQRMALGWTIAKHSGETSYESQYTGPTVLDMSGKTLAAPYGSFSMRTQDANGGWIASAPDLVRWARMFDAPSSVLNSTSLGRVWAKPSTGVNSSGWYYGLGWQIRPVTGGTGRNTWHTGSMPGTYSLLVRTYNGMSWAAVFNRRDDASGKSYGDIDAALWTASRGVTSWPTHDYFPKYFA; via the coding sequence TTGGCTGTTGCGACTGGTGCTACTGCTGCGGTGGGGACCGGGGCTGGTTACTGGATCGGGCGGCCGGCTGATGCGGCTGCTACCTGGCGGACGACCGGGACCGCGGTGTCCTCGTTGGCCGGGTTCGACAACCAGATGAAGGCTTTCATGCAGGCCCGCGGGATCACGGCGGGGCAGTTGGCGGTGACCTACAAGGGGCGCCTGGTGCTGGCTCGCGGTTACAGTACGTCGACCGCGTTGACCGTGCAGCCGACCTCGCTGTTCCGGATCGCGAGTGTGTCGAAGTCGATCACCGCCGCCGCGATCGCGAAGCTCGCGCAGGACGGGAAGCTGAGCCTGTCGACCCCGGTCGCGAACCTGATCGACATCACCCCGGCCACCGGTCTCACCCGCGACCCGCGCTGGTCCACGATCAGCCTGTGGAAGCTGCTCCAGCACCTCGGCGGCTGGGACCGGGACGTGTCCGGTGACCCGAACTTCAAGGACGCGACCATCTCCCGCACGCTCGGCGTCCCGATGGAGCTGCGGCACGCGGACGTGATCAAGTACATGGCCGGGCAGAAGCTCGACTTCGACCCGGGCAGCAAGTACGCGTACTCGAACTTCGGCTACCTGCTCGCCGGTCGCGTGATCGAGAAGGTCAGCGGGCTGAGCTACGAGAATTACGTGAAGCAGAAGCTCCTGGCCCCGTTGAAGATCCAGCGGATGGCGCTCGGCTGGACGATCGCGAAGCACAGCGGCGAGACGTCGTACGAGTCGCAGTACACCGGGCCGACGGTGCTCGACATGTCGGGGAAGACCCTCGCCGCGCCGTACGGCTCGTTCAGCATGCGGACCCAGGACGCGAACGGCGGCTGGATCGCCAGCGCGCCGGACCTGGTGCGCTGGGCAAGGATGTTCGACGCGCCGTCGAGCGTGCTGAACAGTACGTCGCTCGGCCGCGTCTGGGCCAAGCCCTCCACCGGCGTGAACTCCAGCGGCTGGTACTACGGTCTCGGCTGGCAGATCCGCCCGGTCACCGGCGGCACCGGCCGCAACACGTGGCACACCGGGAGCATGCCGGGCACGTACTCCTTGCTGGTCCGCACCTACAACGGCATGAGCTGGGCGGCCGTCTTCAACCGCCGCGACGACGCGAGCGGCAAGTCGTACGGCGACATCGACGCGGCCCTGTGGACGGCGTCCCGCGGCGTCACGAGCTGGCCCACCCACGACTACTTCCCGAAGTACTTCGCCTGA
- a CDS encoding MarR family transcriptional regulator, which translates to MTRSGKPDIGILLLLADQEFVRALREHTAAQGYDDQGRSDGFVLRTLHDGPTTISRLAERLEITKQGASQIVDDMERRGYVERRPDPSDARARLLQLTDRGQAALSAARRFHHAYERRLRARLGDEAVDIFREVLTEMAGEAQVSTPHFRALMF; encoded by the coding sequence ATGACGCGATCGGGCAAGCCGGATATCGGCATCCTTCTGCTGCTGGCCGACCAGGAGTTCGTCCGCGCGCTCCGCGAGCACACGGCCGCCCAGGGGTACGACGACCAGGGCCGCTCGGACGGCTTCGTGCTCCGGACGCTGCACGACGGCCCGACCACGATCAGCCGGCTGGCCGAGCGGCTGGAGATCACCAAGCAGGGCGCGAGCCAGATCGTCGACGACATGGAGCGGCGCGGCTACGTCGAACGGCGCCCCGACCCGTCCGACGCCCGCGCCCGTCTGCTCCAGCTGACCGACCGCGGGCAGGCGGCACTGTCGGCCGCGCGCCGGTTCCACCACGCCTACGAGCGCCGGCTCCGCGCCCGGTTAGGCGACGAAGCGGTCGACATCTTCCGCGAGGTGCTCACCGAGATGGCTGGTGAGGCGCAGGTCAGTACGCCTCATTTTCGGGCGCTGATGTTCTAG
- a CDS encoding cupin domain-containing protein: protein MHVIHAEEAPRFQLPGVEFAVFAAPSLGSAELCAWRLTVDAGHAADAPHTLDRDEIFTVLSGTVQLAPDGDKLGPGDSAVVQAGEPIALTNLGEGKAELIVAITAGFTGSMADGTTVQPPWSK from the coding sequence ATGCACGTGATTCACGCGGAGGAGGCGCCGCGGTTCCAGCTGCCGGGAGTGGAGTTCGCCGTGTTCGCGGCGCCGAGCCTCGGGTCGGCCGAGCTGTGCGCGTGGCGGCTCACGGTCGACGCCGGGCATGCCGCCGACGCGCCGCACACGCTCGACCGGGACGAGATCTTCACCGTGCTCAGCGGCACGGTGCAGCTCGCCCCGGACGGCGACAAGCTCGGCCCGGGCGACTCCGCCGTGGTCCAGGCGGGTGAGCCGATCGCGCTGACCAACCTCGGTGAGGGCAAGGCGGAGCTGATCGTCGCGATCACCGCGGGCTTCACCGGCTCCATGGCCGACGGGACAACGGTCCAGCCGCCCTGGTCCAAGTAG
- a CDS encoding glycoside hydrolase domain-containing protein — protein sequence MLKLKVLVAALALMVVGTPAAAEPTTPISYGAGTTATRFTGLAFDTCTAPTVAQMTAWKSSPYKAIGIYIGGVNRTCAQPQLTPSWVSSVTRMGFRLIPIYMGYQAPCTFRTNAVKMTAPSATYQGALLARDAVKVARALNLLGGSAIYADMEHYNATDATCKLTVLRYLSAWTKQLHALGFLSGVYAHQNSGAPHLASVYNSTSYARPDALWIARWDGNSSLTGWPTVPNTFWAVGQRGKQYLGDHNETHGGVTLNIDSDRFDAPVATVWYTYTARTTIYSYSGPSTAYPIRSTIPANSGLRIVCQTFGPKIGTTTVWNRLIDGTYVTDYYVRTPNKTGYSAPIPGCSFPYQTTVNNLTRRQGPGTSYAAYPSPLPIGSLAWITCQRAGSKVGTTSVWDRLSDGSWVTDYYVATPSKTTYSPPNRRC from the coding sequence ATGCTGAAACTCAAGGTCCTGGTCGCGGCGCTCGCGTTGATGGTCGTCGGAACGCCGGCCGCCGCGGAGCCGACGACACCGATCAGCTACGGCGCCGGTACGACGGCGACGCGCTTCACCGGTCTGGCGTTCGACACCTGTACGGCGCCGACGGTCGCCCAGATGACGGCGTGGAAGTCATCGCCGTACAAGGCGATCGGCATCTACATCGGCGGTGTGAACCGTACCTGCGCACAACCTCAGCTGACCCCGAGCTGGGTGAGCAGTGTGACGCGGATGGGCTTCCGGCTCATCCCGATCTACATGGGTTACCAGGCACCGTGCACCTTCCGAACCAACGCGGTGAAGATGACGGCGCCGTCAGCGACATACCAAGGCGCTCTCCTGGCGCGCGACGCCGTGAAGGTCGCCAGGGCGCTCAACCTGCTCGGCGGCAGCGCGATCTACGCCGACATGGAGCACTACAACGCCACGGACGCCACCTGCAAGCTGACAGTGCTGCGCTACCTCTCGGCGTGGACGAAACAACTGCACGCCCTCGGGTTCCTGTCCGGGGTGTACGCGCACCAGAACTCGGGCGCACCGCACCTCGCGTCCGTTTACAACTCGACCTCCTACGCCCGGCCGGACGCGCTGTGGATCGCGCGGTGGGACGGCAACAGCTCCCTCACCGGCTGGCCGACCGTACCCAACACGTTCTGGGCGGTCGGGCAGCGCGGCAAGCAGTACCTGGGCGACCACAACGAGACGCACGGCGGCGTGACGCTCAACATCGACAGCGACCGCTTCGACGCGCCGGTCGCCACGGTCTGGTACACGTACACGGCCCGTACGACGATCTACTCCTACAGCGGGCCGTCGACCGCGTACCCGATCCGCTCGACCATTCCGGCGAACTCCGGGCTCCGCATCGTCTGCCAGACGTTCGGACCGAAGATCGGCACCACTACGGTCTGGAACCGGCTGATCGACGGAACCTACGTCACGGACTACTACGTCCGGACACCGAACAAGACCGGCTACAGCGCGCCGATCCCCGGCTGCTCGTTCCCGTACCAGACGACTGTCAACAACCTCACCCGCCGGCAGGGCCCAGGTACGTCTTACGCGGCGTACCCGAGCCCGCTGCCGATCGGGTCGCTCGCCTGGATCACCTGTCAGCGAGCCGGCTCCAAGGTCGGCACCACCTCGGTGTGGGACCGGTTGAGTGACGGGAGCTGGGTCACCGACTACTACGTCGCCACACCGAGCAAGACGACGTACAGCCCGCCCAACCGGCGCTGCTGA